The following coding sequences lie in one Apium graveolens cultivar Ventura chromosome 1, ASM990537v1, whole genome shotgun sequence genomic window:
- the LOC141660600 gene encoding uncharacterized protein LOC141660600, with translation MGMFMSFMGKGLPSTQMLSLVMGTLYRKFIEKDIKNSEDFQKAILDIFDTINSALPGKHYDVPPQKEVEACFAEWKEAKEPERKKLFTEFMTKNVILGKLDETSLVTGLVTPPAALAAKRAGESLPQLSIIKSIPDVIFVPTATILALISVKVSRRMFVNNVAYP, from the exons ATGGGTATGTTTATGAGCTTCATGGGTAAAG GCTTGCCTTCGACACAGATGCTTAGCTTGGTGATGGGAACACTTTACAGAAAATTTatcgaaaaagatataaaaaaCTCGGAGGACTTTCAGAAGGCGATTCTGGATATTTTTGA CACCATAAATTCAGCATTACCTGGTAAACATTATGATGTTCCTCCACAAAAGGAAGTTGAG GCATGTTTTGCAGAGTGGAAAGAAGCCAAAGAACCTGAACGAAAGAAGCTGTTCACTGAATTTATGACAAAAAATGTGATTCTTGGGAAACTTGACGAAACTAGCCTTGTAACCGGACTAGTAACTCCACCAGCAGCACTGGCTGCAAAAAGAGCCGGAGAGTCCTTACCTCAACTGAGCATAATCAAAAGCATTCCTGATGTCATTTTTGTGCCAACCGCCACAATATTGGCTCTGATCTCTGTCAAGGTCTCTAGGAGAATGTTTGTAAACAATGTAGCATATCCATGA
- the LOC141660586 gene encoding pentatricopeptide repeat-containing protein At2g44880: MFNPDTLATWIQKIFETKNNENHAIVQEKAGVKRCKIEVKNAQEHSSLWSSRERQCLFLLEQKRIPRFSLLQIHALMIKVSLEANVNLLTKLITTVVSVLGIRYARQLFDERSQRDDTFICNNMMKAYVGLGQFDESLILYRSLRRATGFVPDSFTFLNLAKSCSSELGFWEGMEVHNHVVKNGFGSCLFVSTSLIDMYAKCMNMGCARRLFDEMSEKSEVSWTALIGGYARCGDMDNVKDLFIRMPEKDTAAYNMMIDVFVKLGDVDSARRLFDQMPERNVVSWSSMIDGYCNVGDLVSAKLLFDEIPEKNLYSWNTMIGGYCQNKESQEALKLFHRLQTETLLEPDNITIVSVLPAVADLGALDLGCWIHQYVRKKKLDKYANVCTALIDMYAKCGEITKARTTFDNMSNKGIVSWNALINGLAVNGRAKEALEAFFEMKQKGFRPNDVTMIGVLSACNHGGLVEEGLRWFREMQDLKLTPKIEHYGCMIDLFGRARCLEKAEKLIESMPYEINEIILSTFLSACLDAKDVTRAERILEKTPTWKAWSDDNFILLRNVYALERRWEDVREIKGLMRRKGTKKEVGCSSIEVDSRVWEFIAGDTMHPHWCLIRSILRKLHMNMGSKIFELGS; the protein is encoded by the coding sequence ATGTTTAATCCAGACACATTAGCTACTTGGATACAAAAGATCTTTGAAACAAAAAACAATGAAAATCACGCAATAGTACAAGAAAAAGCTGGGGTTAAAAGATGTAAAATTGAAGTAAAAAATGCTCAAGAACACAGTTCACTTTGGAGTTCAAGAGAAAGACAATGCCTTTTTCTACTTGAACAAAAAAGAATTCCAAGATTTTCACTTCTCCAAATCCATGCTTTGATGATCAAAGTTTCCCTCGAAGCAAATGTAAATCTTTTGACTAAATTGATCACTACAGTTGTTTCAGTTCTAGGAATTAGATATGCACGCCAACTGTTCGATGAAAGGTCTCAGAGAGATGATACTTTTATTTGCAATAATATGATGAAAGCTTATGTGGGTTTGGGCCAGTTTGATGAATCTTTGATTCTGTATAGGAGTTTGAGGAGAGCAACTGGTTTTGTTCCGGATAGTTTTACGTTCTTGAATTTGGCGAAATCGTGTAGTTCTGAGTTGGGGTTTTGGGAAGGAATGGAGGTGCATAATCATGTGGTGAAAAATGGTTTTGGTTCATGTTTGTTTGTGTCGACTTCGTTGATTGATATGTATGCAAAATGTATGAATATGGGTTGTGCTAGAAGGTTGTTTGATGAAATGAGTGAAAAAAGTGAGGTTTCTTGGACTGCTCTTATTGGTGGGTATGCAAGATGTGGGGATATGGATAATGTGAAGGATTTGTTTATTCGAATGCCTGAGAAGGATACGGCTGCGTATAATATGATGATTGATGTTTTTGTGAAGTTAGGGGATGTAGACTCTGCTCGGAGGTTGTTTGATCAGATGCCAGAAAGGAATGTGGTGTCGTGGAGTAGTATGATTGATGGGTATTGTAATGTTGGTGATCTGGTGTCTGCAAAGTTGTTGTTTGACGAGATTCCAGAGAAAAATTTGTACTCGTGGAATACCATGATTGGAGGATACTGCCagaataaagaatcacaagaagcATTAAAACTATTTCATAGACTTCAAACTGAAACGTTGCTTGAACCGGATAATATTACAATTGTTAGTGTTCTTCCCGCTGTTGCTGATTTAGGTGCTCTTGATTTGGGTTGTTGGATTCATCAGTATGTCCGAAAGAAGAAGCTTGATAAATATGCAAACGTCTGCACCGCGCTAATTGATATGTATGCCAAATGTGGCGAAATTACAAAAGCAAGAACCACTTTTGACAACATGTCAAACAAAGGTATTGTGAGTTGGAATGCTCTAATAAATGGGCTGGCTGTCAATGGCCGTGCTAAGGAAGCATTAGAAGCATTTTTTGAAATGAAACAGAAGGGATTTAGACCGAACGATGTCACCATGATTGGTGTTTTGTCCGCTTGTAATCATGGTGGTTTAGTGGAGGAAGGTTTAAGATGGTTCAGAGAAATGCAAGACCTAAAACTTACCCCAAAAATTGAGCATTACGGATGTATGATAGATCTTTTCGGTAGAGCTAGGTGTTTGGAGAAAGCTGAAAAGTTGATAGAATCTATGCCCTatgaaataaatgaaataatattGAGTACCTTTCTGTCTGCATGCTTGGATGCTAAAGATGTTACAAGGGCTGAGAGAATACTAGAGAAGACACCTACATGGAAGGCATGGAGTGATGACAACTTTATCCTGTTAAGGAACGTTTATGCCCTTGAGAGAAGATGGGAAGATGTGAGGGAAATCAAAGGGTTGATGAGAAGAAAAGGAACAAAGAAAGAGGTTGGTTGCAGTTCCATTGAGGTTGATAGCAGGGTATGGGAATTCATTGCTGGAGACACCATGCACCCACACTGGTGTTTGATTCGTTCTATCTTAAGGAAGTTACATATGAACATGGggagtaaaatatttgaattggGATCTTAA
- the LOC141660612 gene encoding serine--tRNA ligase, producing the protein MLDINLFREDKGNNPEIIRESQRRRFKDVAVIDQVIALDREARLRQYELDNLRKDFNAINKKVAKLKIAGEDASEMIKSTEENKDATAKKTEEVEAARKALYSKLETIGNLVHDTVPISNNEDDNAIIRNWGEKRLEKSLKSHVDLVEMLGIAELKKGANVAGGRGYYLKGAGVRLNQALICFALDFLENRAYTSLQPPFFMRKDIMAKCAQLAQFDEELYKVSGEGDDKYLIATAEQPLCAYHIDDWVHPSELPMRYAGYSSCFRKEAGSHGRDTLGIFRVHQFEKVEQFCVTSPKGNDSWDMFEEMIKNSEEFYQALKIPYQIVAIVTGALNDAAAKKYDLEAWFPASQTYRELVSCSNCTDYQSRKLEVRYGQKKSNDQTKQYVHMLNSTLTATERTMCCILENYQRDDGVEVPEVLRPYMGGKTFIPFLAKEAKGKKAKA; encoded by the exons atgttgGATATAAATCTGTTCCGTGAAGACAAGGGGAATAACCCTGAGATTATCAGGGAATCGCAGCGTAGAAGGTTTAAAGATGTTGCGGTTATTGATCAAGTCATTGCTCTTGACCGAGAAGCCCGTTTAC GTCAATATGAGCTGGATAATTTGCGCAAGGATTTTAATGCGATTAACAAGAAAGTTGCCAAGCTCAAAATT GCGGGTGAGGATGCAAGTGAAATGATTAAAAGCACGGAGGAAAACAAGGATGCAACTGCAAAGAAAACGGAAGAAGTTGAAGCTGCTCGCAAAGCTTTGTATTCGAAATTGGAGACAATTGGGAACCTTGTGCATGATACAGTCCCAATTAGCAACAATGAG GATGATAATGCTATAATCCGAAACTGGGGTGAGAAGCGCTTAGAGAAATCACTAAAAAGTCATGTTGACCTTGTTGAGATGTTAGGAATTGCAGAACTGAAAAAAG GAGCAAATGTAGCCGGAGGCAGAGGTTATTATCTGAAAGGAGCTGGTGTACGCCTAAACCAAGCTCTGATTTGTTTCGCTCTAGATTTTTTGGAGAATAGGGCTTATACTTCATTGCAGCCTCCTTTCTTCATGAGGAAAGATATTATGGCCAAGTGTGCTCAATTAGCACAATTTGATGAAGAACTTTACAAG GTTAGTGGTGAAGGAGACGATAAGTATCTGATTGCAACAGCTGAGCAGCCACTTTGTGCTTATCATATAGATGACTGGGTTCATCCTTCTGAGCTTCCAATGAG ATATGCTGGATATTCGTCGTGCTTTCGCAAAGAAGCTGGTTCACATGGTCGTGACACTCTTGGTATTTTCCGCGTTCATCAGTTTGAGAAAGTGGAACAATTTTGCGTGACTAGTCCTAAAGGAAATGATTCCTGGGACATGTTCGAGGAAATGATTAAAAACTCTGAAGAGTTCTACCAGGCG CTAAAAATTCCATACCAAATAGTGGCAATTGTCACTGGTGCCTTAAATGATGCAGCGGCAAAAAAATATGATTTGGAAGCATGGTTCCCAGCATCCCAGACTTATAGGGAGCTTGTCTCATGTTCAAATTGCACTGACTACCAATCCAGAAAATTAGAGGTCCGATATGGGCAAAAGAAG AGCAATGATCAGACAAAACAATACGTTCATATGTTGAATTCTACCCTTACAGCAACAGAAAGGACAATGTGTTGCATTCTCGAGAACTACCAACGAGATGATGGAGTGGAAGTACCAGAGGTTCTGCGACCTTACATGGGTGGCAAAACCTTCATTCCTTTCTTGGCGAAGGAAGCAAAAGGGAAGAAAGCCAAGGCTTAA
- the LOC141660619 gene encoding non-specific lipid-transfer protein 1 — MKGAIISVIALIAIIVMAEQGQAAIDCKTVDAALVPCVPYLTGGGTPTPQCCTGVSSIKTMSVTPQDKKDACNCVKAAANRYPNLKDDVAQALPVKCNVQLDIPISRTTNCDAI; from the exons ATGAAGGGTGCCATAATCTCAGTTATAGCATTGATAGCCATTATTGTAATGGCTGAGCAAGGGCAGGCTGCGATCGACTGCAAGACAGTCGACGCAGCTCTGGTACCGTGTGTGCCTTACCTTACCGGAGGAGGCACTCCAACACCACAATGTTGCACTGGAGTGAGCAGTATCAAGACCATGAGTGTAACTCCTCAGGACAAGAAAGATGCTTGTAACTGTGTCAAGGCAGCTGCCAACAGATACCCGAATTTGAAGGATGATGTTGCTCAGGCTCTCCCTGTTAAGTGTAACGTCCAGCTTGATATCCCGATTTCTCGTACCACCAACTGTGATGC TATCTAA